The genomic region AGGCACCCCGACCGCTGCCCCCGGTCGGAGGAAGGCTGTTCCTCACCGGTCGGCACCCGTGTGGTGGGCTCGACGACCGGTGTCGTCCGGCAGGCCGGGAGGCCTCGGCAGGGGGTCACTGAACCGGTAGGCCTCGATCCGCGCGTCGTGCTGAGCGTTCAGCAGGTGGATCCAGCCCATTCCGATGCCGATCATGAGGATGATCACCGCGATGAGGACGATGGTCTCCACGGAGCTCACCTCCAGCCGTTTCCGGGCAGCGGCAGGGCGGTTCGGCCCATCGGCTCCCCGAAGGGGGACATGCAGGCCCCGCCCTCGTCCTCCCAGGTGGCTTCCCGGCGGCGGGCGTCGCGGATGCCGCGCCCAATGACGGTTTCGTTGGCCATCAGGACGTCTGCGGCCAGGACGCTGCCCGGGATCGCGGCGGCGGCCATCAGCCGGGCCGCGGCCGCGGGCTCGGTCTCGGGCGGGATCACCAGGAGGTCCCAGCGGCCGACGGTGTAGGAGAGCAGGATCAGCTTGTCGGGGTCCTGTTCGGTGAACCAGCCCACGTGCAGCACGTGCCCGGCCACGGCAACCGTGCGCGGGACGACCGGCCAGCGGCTGGGGTTCACGCTGACGCGGGTGATGCGCCCCCAGGTCT from Streptomyces sp. NBC_00190 harbors:
- a CDS encoding DUF5994 family protein; protein product: MTTTLDPAQPAVVLRPARLSRTPKSALAGRLDGAWWPYSRDLEAELPALAAALDETWGRITRVSVNPSRWPVVPRTVAVAGHVLHVGWFTEQDPDKLILLSYTVGRWDLLVIPPETEPAAAARLMAAAAIPGSVLAADVLMANETVIGRGIRDARRREATWEDEGGACMSPFGEPMGRTALPLPGNGWR